The following proteins are co-located in the Parafannyhessea umbonata genome:
- a CDS encoding iron-containing alcohol dehydrogenase: protein MSLDSFRLYAPTRVLFGPGQLSHLHEQPMPGKTAMLVISNGRSTRANGYLGRTVHELTQAGVKTVLFDSVGANPTKEVVEEGAALARRCQVDFVVALGGGSVMDAAKVMALLAPQPSDDLWDYATGSTGRHLPLQRPELPWVAITTTAGTGSEVDAIGVVSKLDTHEKIGIGSPNNFARIAVVDPELMLSVPPKFTAYQGFDALFHNMEGYISTRTNLFGQMVQLEAIKSIGAWLPVAVRDGANLEARTHVAYANTMGGYSMVVSSNCSQHSMEHAMSAFHPELPHGAGLTMLSLAYFGFWAERHVCDDRLVAMARALGRTDATRPEELPRALHDLQVSCGVDGLRMSDYGFAGTHEEALLLARTARETMGRLFSADPAPTTDEDIAGIYMKSFH from the coding sequence ATGTCCCTAGACAGCTTCCGCCTCTATGCACCCACCCGCGTCCTGTTTGGCCCCGGCCAGCTCTCCCACCTGCACGAGCAGCCCATGCCGGGCAAGACGGCCATGCTCGTGATATCCAACGGCCGCTCCACGAGGGCGAACGGCTACCTCGGCCGCACGGTGCACGAGCTCACGCAGGCCGGCGTGAAGACGGTGCTGTTTGACAGCGTCGGCGCGAACCCCACCAAGGAGGTGGTTGAGGAGGGCGCGGCGCTCGCCCGCAGGTGCCAGGTGGACTTCGTGGTCGCGCTCGGCGGCGGCTCGGTGATGGACGCCGCAAAGGTGATGGCGCTCCTTGCACCGCAGCCCTCCGACGACCTGTGGGATTACGCCACGGGCAGCACGGGACGGCACCTGCCGCTCCAGCGGCCGGAGCTGCCGTGGGTCGCCATCACCACCACGGCGGGCACGGGGTCCGAGGTCGACGCCATCGGCGTTGTGTCCAAGCTGGACACGCACGAGAAGATTGGCATCGGCTCGCCCAACAACTTCGCCAGGATTGCGGTCGTGGACCCGGAGCTCATGCTGAGCGTGCCGCCCAAGTTCACGGCGTACCAGGGCTTCGACGCGCTGTTCCACAACATGGAGGGCTACATCAGCACAAGGACGAACCTGTTTGGTCAGATGGTGCAGCTCGAGGCAATCAAGAGCATCGGCGCGTGGCTGCCCGTGGCCGTGCGCGATGGCGCAAACCTGGAGGCGCGCACGCACGTGGCGTACGCCAACACCATGGGAGGCTACTCCATGGTGGTCTCGTCCAACTGCTCTCAGCACTCCATGGAGCACGCCATGAGCGCCTTCCATCCGGAGCTTCCGCATGGCGCCGGCCTCACCATGCTGAGTCTCGCGTACTTTGGCTTCTGGGCGGAGCGCCACGTGTGCGACGACCGCTTGGTGGCGATGGCGCGCGCCTTGGGCCGCACGGACGCCACGCGCCCGGAGGAGCTGCCACGCGCCCTGCACGATCTGCAGGTGTCGTGCGGCGTGGACGGCCTTCGCATGAGCGACTACGGCTTCGCGGGCACGCACGAAGAGGCGCTGCTGCTTGCGCGCACCGCCCGCGAGACCATGGGCCGGCTCTTCTCGGCGGACCCGGCACCCACGACGGACGAGGACATCGCGGGCATATACATGAAGAGCTTCCACTAG